From the Deltaproteobacteria bacterium genome, the window CGATCTCCGGTCAGGTGTTGACGACCTCGCAAAAAGTCTCTTCGAGCCATTTTACGAGACGAGGGTAGCTTCCCCAGGATGTACTCTCCGCGCACATCCTGTTTGATGGACTTTTTGCGAGTCCATCAGGTATTGATAATCCTGGGATAGACCCTGATCATCGCGTCCACCACAGCGGGGTCATAACGGGTGCCCTGCCATTCGATCAGCCTGTCCACAACGAACTGGGTGTCCATGGCCTTCTGGTACAGGCGATCACTGGTCATGGCATCGAAAGTGTCGGCCACGGCGATGATCTTGGCGAGGAGAGGTATCTGTGCCCCGCTCAGCTTCTCTGGATAACCGGTGCCGTCCAAGCGCTCGTGATGATACTTGATGCCGGGGATAACATCCTTGAGTTGTCGGATATGTCCCATGATCATTGCTCCCCAGCGGGGATGCTGCTGGATGATTCCGTACTCTTCCCCGGTCAGCTTGGTGGGTTTTTTCAGAATACCATCCTCAATACCGATTTTCCCGACATCGTGCAGCAGAGCGGCGATATTAACCTTCTGCTGCTCGGATGGAGACAGCCCCATCTCCTTGGCGAGTTCAAGGCTGATCTGCGCAACCCTCTGGGAATGTCCCCTTGTGTAGGGATCCTTGGCATCGATGGCGGCCGCGAGAGCCTTTGTGGTGCTGATGAAAAGCTCCCTGAGGTTCTTGTCATGAAGCTCCACTTGGGATGCCATGTAGTTAAAGGAGTGGGCAAGCTGACCCAGTTCGTTCTTCGATGATACCTTTACCCGCTCGTGAAAGTTTCCCCTGGCCAGGGACAGTGCTCCCCCGGCAAGAACCCCGATGGGTCTGGCCAGCCGGATGGCAAGCAGGGTACTGGCTATCACCGCTGCAAAGATAGCGACGATGGCCCAGAGCAGGGTCTGAAATGTCATTTGCCGCAAAGTGATGTAGGCATCCCGGCGAGGTTCCTGGACAACCACTCCCCAACCCAGTCCCTTCACGTTGGCGTAGGAACCAACCATGTCTTCGCCCATCTTGTTTCTGAATGGTATGGTTCCCGCGCTGACACCTGTGAGCAGGTATTTTCCCACGATCTCAACCGAGCTCATGTCCTCGGCTTTGGCTACCCTCTCACGGTCCTGATGGGCAATGAGGATGCCCCTGCGGTCCACAACGTAAGCATTCCCCTGGCGGCGGATATTGATCCCCTCCACGATCTCCTGAACCCTTTGCAGGGTAATCTCCCCAAGAAGCATGGAGTGGATCACCCCATCCCGTCCGTAAATGGGGTCTCCAACGATGATTACCGGGACCTGCTGTTTAGGCGGCACCACCGGGTCACTGACAAAAGTTTTTCCAGCTATGGACTCTTCAATCGCTTTCTTTTTTAAGTTCTCGTCAATTGGGGGCACTTTGGAGCGCCCGACCCGGAAAACCCGGGCCAGTTCTCTGCCGTCGGACGAATACTGGGTAAGTCGGATGATTTCCGGAAACTGGTCGAGGTAGAAGATCATGGCGCGTTCCCTCTCGTTCCGGCTAAGGGGGCTGTCTCCGCCCTGACCCTTGGCGACCAGGGCCATGTCACCAAGAATGGTGGACATGGCCGTCGAGATCTCCCCCGCCGAGGAGTGCGCCACCTGTGAGTGAAGAGCCAGAAGCTCATCCTCAAGGAATGTCCTGTTGATTTTCATCAGCTTGTAAGAAGCCGCCAGGAGAGGAATAACTGAAACGGCAAGCGTCACCAGAAGAAACTGGTAGAGGATACGGCTACGTCTGGGCGGGACTTCCCCCCCGGGCTTTTCCTGGCCCGAGGGATGGCCAAACAGGTTTGCAATGGATCGGGGAATCTTCAATCGGCGCTACCTCCGGAGTCCCTTCCACCTACAACAATATCCGGTATTCTTAGCGTGGGCTGTGCGTCGCCCACCGGCACTCCCTGTCCTTCCTTGCCACAGGTTCCAAGCCCATACCCGAGATCACTTCCAACCATGTCCACACTCTTTAACACCTCCGGGCCGTTTCCCGCAAGGGTGGCGCCGCGCACCGGGTCGGCTACCATTCCATTCTCAATAAGGTATCCCTCACTCACCTCGAAGACGAAGTCACCCGTCACAGTGTTTACCTGCCCGCCCCCCATTTTTTTTACAAACAGCCCCCGATCGACCGATCGGACAATGGCTTCAGGGTCGTCTTTCCCGGGGAGGATAATCGTGTTGGACATCCTCGGGATGGGCCAGTGGCGGTAGGACTCACGACGCCCATTGCCGGTAGGAGGAACCCCGTCGCGAAGGGCGGTTGACAGATCATTCATATAGGCTTTCAGAACACCATCCTCCACCAGTACTTTCCGCCCTCCCGGCACCCCTTCATCGTCAATGTTGTACGAACCTCGCCGACCCGGGATGGTGGGATCGTCCACCACCGTGATGAGCGGACAGGCAACCTGCTGACCAAGCATGTCGGAGTAGACGGACAGTCCCTGGCCACTCAGGTCGGCCTCCAGTCCATGGCCGACGGCCTCGTGAACCATTGTCCCGCCCGCCTCGGAGGAAAGGACGACCATCATTCTGCCCGATGGCGCCTCGGATGCCTCAAGGCTGGAAATCGCCCTGCCAGCTGCCACCAGCGAGATCTCCTCCGGATCCAGTTCCCGGAACACCTCGAACCCGCCGATTCCTCCTCTGGGCTCATATCCCACCTGGAGATGCTGACCATCCGAGGCCACAACCTGAACCATGAAGATCCCGTGGGAACGGGTATCCTCAGCGAGTACGCCAAGGGAATTGGCGACAACGACACGGCTCACGCTCTCGCGGTAGATCGACTTGGCCTGGACGATGCGCCTGTCAAAATCCCGAGCCGTATGGAGGGCGGTGAGGACCATCCTCCCTTTTGCTTCCAGTGGAAGAGAGGATGGATCCTCCAGCATGGCGAGGCGGCCAGGGGTACGTCTCGACGGATCGGGGACCGAAACCGCCTCACCCCCGTCCGGTCCGGAGGCCAGATACCGAGCCAACTCCCGGAGGGCTTCGGGAGAAAGATCCACAGTAGCGGCAAATCGGGTTACTCCATTGCGAACGACTCGAAGCCCGGCTCCCCTCTCCCTTCCCGAGGAAACCCGTTCCATCTCCCGGCCTTCAGCCTCCAGCACTCTTGAGGTCGTGTCCTCGAAGTAGATATCGGCCAGTTCCCCGCCTGATGAAAGGAGTATCTTCAGTATTTCCCAGAGCAAAGCCGGATCCATAGTCATCGGTGTACTTCTCCTGTTTCGAGTTCCTAGTTCCTGGTTCCTGGTTCCTAGGTGTTGAGTGCCACAACATCGATAACACTTTTTGTGCCACAACATCGTGGACACTTTTCATGTTAGACCCGTTTTGTTTATCGTAACTTGTAGTAGTCAAATTCGTCGAACTGAACATTATCGTGAACGAGTTTTAATCTTTGTTCTTTGACATCGATAGTAGCCACCACGTACTCGTATTCCAGCTCCGGCGGAACCTGGAAGGTCTCCCCGAAGATGTCGATCTGAAGCGGGCTCCTGATCAGGCGGACCAGATGATAACAGCCTGCCTCCGGTTTTGGGAGTGGGTGAACAGGAGGTTTTTCTTTCTTGGGAAAGACCAGCGTTGCCCCGCTGGCGACCAAAGCCTTCAATGGGGTTTTACCTTCCAGCTTGCTGTAACGGTGTCGGTTGTTGTGCCTGTTCTCGAAGGCAAGGGAGCCTTTATTTAGCTCCTCCCAACTGGTCATGGTAACCTTGCGAAGGAACTTCTGTTCATAATGGTCGTTGAACCATTCGACCACACCGTTCCTCCATGGCTCTGCTTGGGGGATGAACCAGGGCTCAACACCGTTGTGCAGGCACAGCCGGATCAATGAGCCCATTCCGCGCGGATGCTTTCGGCTGCCGTAGAAGGACACCTCGTTATCGATCTGGAGGTTCTCTGGTATGCCAACGCGATTCCATATGCCCCATAAGCCATTGACAATGCTTTGGGAATCCTTGCCGGCAATCGGTTCAACACCACATCGGCCCGTGGCAAGATCGACAGCGTTATGACTGTAAAAGCGGATCGGCCCCTTCAAATAACGTGGTCCGACGAGATCGGCCTGATGGGTCTGGTTGGGTTTGTCACCCGGTAGTTTTGGATAAGGTGTCCCCTTGGGCTCATATGGACCTGTGCGCTTATGTGTCAGATCGTTCCGGGCCAGGACCCGATTGATCGTCCTCTCGGAAGGCAGGGGAGTCACATCAAGATCTTCCATCTCCCACAGGATGGCCTGGGCACCATAGAAAAGCCGGTCATTGCTATTGTATAACTCGAGACGAATCATTTTAATGATCTCTTCTATCTCCCTGGAAGTCCAATTGGGGTTGGTGACAGGACGGGTTGAATGGCTCTCACACCAGGTCGGATCATTCGGATCAAACCGGTTGACCCACTTGTAGAGCCAGAATCGAGACTTTCCAAGTGATGTGCAAATAGAGCTGGGCTTTTCGCCGTTCAGATATCTGCGAACGGCCAACCGCCTCTCGTACTTCAGATCCATGCTCATGAATACCTCCTTGGCAAAGAAAGTTTTCCATGAACATGAATGTAGCTACTATTCGATTGTCAAAGAACTTTGTTAGCGATGTTGTGGCACAGCTTTCTGTTAGCTATGTTGTGGCATTTAACACCTAGGTACTAAGCACCAGGTACTAGGCACTGGGTCCCAGGTACTGTTTTCTCCCCTCTGGACTCTGGACTCTGGACTATCAGGCACCTCATCGCATTTTATCCTTAAGCTGGTACCGCTTGACGGCCCTGTTGTGCTCCACCAGGTTTCTGCTGAAAACGTGGGAACCGTCTCCTTTGGCAACGAAATACAGATATGGCGCGTCCGCCGGATAGAGCGCAGCCTTCAGGGCTGCTTCACCTGGATTGGCGATGGGTCCCGGGGGCAGCCCCTTTCGAGTATAGGTGTTGTAGGGAGTATCTTTCCTCAACTCCTTCTTTGTCAGGTTCCCGTCAAAATCCGCGCCGAGCCCATAGATCACCGTGGGATCAGTCTGAAGACGATATCCCCTTTTCAGACGGTTGTGGAAGACGGCCGATACCATGGGCCTTTCCCTATCCACGCCCGTCTCCCTCTCCACAATGGATGCCAGGGTAACGGTCTCCAATTCGGTCATACCCATTTCGGCCGCCCGTTTTTTCATACTGTCATCGAACACACTCCGGTACCGGGCAACCATCTTGGCCAGGATTTCCTCCTCCGGCATCCCTTTGGGCCAGAAATAGGTGTCAGGGAACAGGAACCCCTCCAGCCTGTCGGCGGGAACGCCCAACGACCGCGAAAATGCCGGGTCCTCCGCGAGAGAGAGGAAACGCTGTTCATTCACGAGGCCTTTCGAATCCAGCAGCGCTGCTATCTGCCGGACCGTAAACCCCTCGGGAATGGTGACCGAATAGGCAACGGCCTTTCCCCTGGAAAGGACATTCAGCGCCTCAACCGGGGTCATGTCCGTCCGGAATTTAAGCTCCCCGGCTTGCACCTTTCCGGTTAAGCCTTTGATCTTTCCCAGCAATACAAATGACCTGATGGAACGGATAACCCCCTCGTCATGAAGTTTTTCAGCGGCCGATATCAATGTTGCGCCGCTCGGAATCTCGATTGCCACATCCCTGCCCGGATCCTCGGCCGGTGTATTCCAGGCCAGAAACAGGCGCGCGAATACCAGGGCCGCAATCAGGACCCCAATGAAAAGGAGAACAGGAATGTACCCCCTCTTCCGCCGTTTTCGGCCGATCCTCAATTTTCTCTCCACGAACCGCTGTCGAGGTAGGTCTGCAGGATGAGAGCCGCGGCGACCCTGTCAACCACATCTTTTCTCTTCCTCCTGGATACATCCCCACCTATGAGCACTTTCTGTGCCTCTGCGGTACTCAACCTCTCGTCCCATGTGACAACCGGGACATCCAGCAGGTTCCGAAGTTTTTCCACGATCTCCACAACCTTGTCGGCAGACGGCCCCTGGGTTCCATCCATTCTAATTGGAATCCCAACGACCACGCGTTCAACATCATGCTCATTTACCAGACCGAAAATCCTGCCCAGGTCCTTATTTATCGAAGGAGACCGAACAAGGACGGAGTGAGGCGAGGCGATGGTATGGCTCTCATCACTGAGGGCGATCCCGACCCGCCTCTCGCCCCAGTCGATCCCCAGAATCCGGGCCATGGATCAACCCCCATTCTTTTCCAGCAGCATGGCGGCCTCTTTGGCGAAATAGGTCAGGATCATGCTTGCGCCGGCCCTCCTGATGGATACCAGGGACTCCATCATCACTTTCTCCCCGTCGATCCATCCGAGCCTGGACCCGGCCTTGACCATGGAATATTCCCCGCTTACGTTGTAGGCGGCCAGCGGCATATCGAACCTATCTCGAACATTGGAAATAATGTCGAGATAGGGCAGGGCCGGCTTAACCATGATTATATCGGCCCCCTCCTCTATATCGAGCGCGGCTTCCCGCAGCGCCTCCTGGACATTGGGGGGATCCATCTGGTACCCTTTTCGATCGCCGAATTGGGGCGCTGATTCCGCCGCATCTCTGAAGGGTCCGTAGAAGGCCGATGCGTATTTTACCGCGTAGGACATGATGATGATGTCGGAGAAACCTTCATCATCAAGAGCATCCCTGATGGCTGCAACCCTCCCGTCCATCATGTCCGACGGTCCCACGACATCGGCACCGGCCATGGCGTGGGAAACGGCGGTACGAGCCAGCAGCTCCAGGGTCGGGTCGTTGAGAACCCGGCCATTCTCGATAATCCCGCAGTGACCGTGGCTGGTATATTCGCAAAGGCAAACATCGGTAATGACAACAAGATCCGGAACCGCGTTTTTGATGGCGGTCACCGCCTCCTGGACAACCCCGTGGGGATCATAGGCCTCGCTCGCCTGATCATCCTTCCTGTCCGGGATTCC encodes:
- a CDS encoding HD domain-containing protein; protein product: MKIPRSIANLFGHPSGQEKPGGEVPPRRSRILYQFLLVTLAVSVIPLLAASYKLMKINRTFLEDELLALHSQVAHSSAGEISTAMSTILGDMALVAKGQGGDSPLSRNERERAMIFYLDQFPEIIRLTQYSSDGRELARVFRVGRSKVPPIDENLKKKAIEESIAGKTFVSDPVVPPKQQVPVIIVGDPIYGRDGVIHSMLLGEITLQRVQEIVEGINIRRQGNAYVVDRRGILIAHQDRERVAKAEDMSSVEIVGKYLLTGVSAGTIPFRNKMGEDMVGSYANVKGLGWGVVVQEPRRDAYITLRQMTFQTLLWAIVAIFAAVIASTLLAIRLARPIGVLAGGALSLARGNFHERVKVSSKNELGQLAHSFNYMASQVELHDKNLRELFISTTKALAAAIDAKDPYTRGHSQRVAQISLELAKEMGLSPSEQQKVNIAALLHDVGKIGIEDGILKKPTKLTGEEYGIIQQHPRWGAMIMGHIRQLKDVIPGIKYHHERLDGTGYPEKLSGAQIPLLAKIIAVADTFDAMTSDRLYQKAMDTQFVVDRLIEWQGTRYDPAVVDAMIRVYPRIINT
- a CDS encoding DDE-type integrase/transposase/recombinase, yielding MSMDLKYERRLAVRRYLNGEKPSSICTSLGKSRFWLYKWVNRFDPNDPTWCESHSTRPVTNPNWTSREIEEIIKMIRLELYNSNDRLFYGAQAILWEMEDLDVTPLPSERTINRVLARNDLTHKRTGPYEPKGTPYPKLPGDKPNQTHQADLVGPRYLKGPIRFYSHNAVDLATGRCGVEPIAGKDSQSIVNGLWGIWNRVGIPENLQIDNEVSFYGSRKHPRGMGSLIRLCLHNGVEPWFIPQAEPWRNGVVEWFNDHYEQKFLRKVTMTSWEELNKGSLAFENRHNNRHRYSKLEGKTPLKALVASGATLVFPKKEKPPVHPLPKPEAGCYHLVRLIRSPLQIDIFGETFQVPPELEYEYVVATIDVKEQRLKLVHDNVQFDEFDYYKLR
- a CDS encoding TldD/PmbA family protein — protein: MDPALLWEILKILLSSGGELADIYFEDTTSRVLEAEGREMERVSSGRERGAGLRVVRNGVTRFAATVDLSPEALRELARYLASGPDGGEAVSVPDPSRRTPGRLAMLEDPSSLPLEAKGRMVLTALHTARDFDRRIVQAKSIYRESVSRVVVANSLGVLAEDTRSHGIFMVQVVASDGQHLQVGYEPRGGIGGFEVFRELDPEEISLVAAGRAISSLEASEAPSGRMMVVLSSEAGGTMVHEAVGHGLEADLSGQGLSVYSDMLGQQVACPLITVVDDPTIPGRRGSYNIDDEGVPGGRKVLVEDGVLKAYMNDLSTALRDGVPPTGNGRRESYRHWPIPRMSNTIILPGKDDPEAIVRSVDRGLFVKKMGGGQVNTVTGDFVFEVSEGYLIENGMVADPVRGATLAGNGPEVLKSVDMVGSDLGYGLGTCGKEGQGVPVGDAQPTLRIPDIVVGGRDSGGSAD
- the ruvX gene encoding Holliday junction resolvase RuvX yields the protein MARILGIDWGERRVGIALSDESHTIASPHSVLVRSPSINKDLGRIFGLVNEHDVERVVVGIPIRMDGTQGPSADKVVEIVEKLRNLLDVPVVTWDERLSTAEAQKVLIGGDVSRRKRKDVVDRVAAALILQTYLDSGSWREN
- the hemB gene encoding porphobilinogen synthase produces the protein MQYPIYRPRRMRRTETLRRMMRETRLSVDNLIYPLIVVRGKGVRREVGTMPGVYQLSVDEVVKECREVFPLGIPSVILFGIPDRKDDQASEAYDPHGVVQEAVTAIKNAVPDLVVITDVCLCEYTSHGHCGIIENGRVLNDPTLELLARTAVSHAMAGADVVGPSDMMDGRVAAIRDALDDEGFSDIIIMSYAVKYASAFYGPFRDAAESAPQFGDRKGYQMDPPNVQEALREAALDIEEGADIIMVKPALPYLDIISNVRDRFDMPLAAYNVSGEYSMVKAGSRLGWIDGEKVMMESLVSIRRAGASMILTYFAKEAAMLLEKNGG
- the mltG gene encoding endolytic transglycosylase MltG, which produces MRIGRKRRKRGYIPVLLFIGVLIAALVFARLFLAWNTPAEDPGRDVAIEIPSGATLISAAEKLHDEGVIRSIRSFVLLGKIKGLTGKVQAGELKFRTDMTPVEALNVLSRGKAVAYSVTIPEGFTVRQIAALLDSKGLVNEQRFLSLAEDPAFSRSLGVPADRLEGFLFPDTYFWPKGMPEEEILAKMVARYRSVFDDSMKKRAAEMGMTELETVTLASIVERETGVDRERPMVSAVFHNRLKRGYRLQTDPTVIYGLGADFDGNLTKKELRKDTPYNTYTRKGLPPGPIANPGEAALKAALYPADAPYLYFVAKGDGSHVFSRNLVEHNRAVKRYQLKDKMR